A part of Aspergillus flavus chromosome 1, complete sequence genomic DNA contains:
- a CDS encoding putative carnitinyl-CoA dehydratase produces MSPSFQSEPPKTTHYRVSFPEPHIMLVTIDREKQRNSLSSYAHWEAHELFTWFDHEPSLLVAVVTGAGNKAFCAGQDLQEQNKKRGNEKTASQKALLTHPPTGFMGLSQRKGVKPVLAAVNGFALGGGFEICLNCDVVVASSTAEFGLPEAQVGLFAAAGGLPRLVRTCGMQVATELALTCRRISAQEALSLRLINRISKTPESLVEECLAIASRIVQLSPDAILATRQGLRAAWDNPSVQHATSQIREMYADRVVKGENFKIGVEAFVKKTKPQWVMPKI; encoded by the exons ATGTCTCCATCGTTTCAGTCTGAACCACCCAAGACTACACACTACCGTGTGTCATTCCCCGAACCCCATATCATGTTAGTCACCATAGATCGTGAGAAACAACGAAACTCCCTATCCTCCTACGCGCACTGGGAAGCACATGAGCTCTTCACCTGGTTCGACCATGAGCCATCTTTACTTGTCGCCGTTGTCACCGGGGCCGGGAACAAGGCCTTCTGTGCAGGGCAGGACCTCcaagaacaaaacaaaaaacgAGGGAATGAGAAAACGGCATCTCAAAAGGCTCTACTTACCCATCCCCCGACAGGGTTCATGGGACTAAGTCAGAGGAAAGGTGTGAAGCCCGTCCTGGCAGCCGTGAATGGGTTTGCTTTGGGTGGAGGGTTTGAAATTTGTCTCAATTG TGACGTGGTCGTTGCATCCTCAACGGCAGAGTTTGGGCTTCCAGAGGCTCAGGTCGGCTTGTTTGCGGCAGCTGGCGGTTTGCCCCGGTTGGTTCGAACATGTGGTATGCAAGTAGCCACGGAGCTCGCTTTGACGTGCAGAAGGATCTCTGCGCAGGAAGCTCTGAGTCTACGATTGATTAATAGGATCTCTAAGACTCCTGAGTCACTTGTAGAAGAGTGCCTGGCGATTGCATCCCGGATTGTGCAGTTGTCTCCCGACGCGATCTTGGCGACGCGACAGGGGCTCAGGGCAGCTTGGGACAATCCAAGTGTACAGCATGCAACATCGCAAATCCGTGAGATGTATGCTGATCGGGTGGTTAAAGGGGAGAATTTTAAAATTGGCGTGGAGGCATTTGTAAAGAAGACTAAGCCACAATGGGTGATGCCTAAGATTTAA